The following coding sequences lie in one Vicugna pacos chromosome 5, VicPac4, whole genome shotgun sequence genomic window:
- the HTR2B gene encoding 5-hydroxytryptamine receptor 2B isoform X2 → MKQTGEEQGNKPRWAALLILMVIIPTIGGNILVILAVSLEKKLQYATNYFLMSLAVADLLVGLFVMPIALLTIMFEAMWPLPLVLCPAWLFLDVLFSTASIMHLCAISVDRYIAIKKPIQANQCNSRGIAIPVPIKGIENDVSNPNNITCGLTKDRFGNFMLFGSLASFFTPLAIMIVTYFLTIHALQKKAYLLKNKPPQRLTWLTVSTVFRKDETPYSSPEKVAMLDGSQKDKTLPNASDDILMRKMSTVGKKSVQTISNEQRASKVLGIVFFLFLLMWCPFFITNVTSALCDSCNQTTLKMLLEIFVWIGYVSSGVNPLVYTLFNKTFRDAFRRYITCNYRATKSAKTLRKCSSNIYFRNPMAENSKFFMKHGMRNGINPAMYQSPMRLRSSTIQSSSVILLDTLLLTENEGDKTEEQISYV, encoded by the exons ATGAAACAGACTGGTGAGGAACAGGGAAATAAACCGCGCTGGGCAGCTCTTCTGATACTCATGGTGATAATACCCACAATTGGTGGAAACATCCTTGTTATTCTGGCTGTTTCACTGGAGAAAAAGTTGCAGTATGCTACCAATTATTTCCTAATGTCCCTGGCAGTGGCTGATTTGCTGGTTGGACTGTTTGTGATGCCGATTGCCCTCTTGACAATAATGTTTG aggcTATGTGGCCCCTCCCACTTGTTCTATGCCCTGCCTGGTTATTTCTTGACGTTCTTTTTTCTACTGCATCCATCATGCATCTTTGTGCCATTTCAGTGGATCGTTACATAGCCATCAAAAAGCCAATCCAGGCCAATCAATGTAACTCACGAG GCATTGCCATTCCGGTCCCTATTAAAGGGATAGAAAATGACGTGAGTAACCCAAACAACATCACTTGTGGGCTGACAAAGGATCGTTTCGGCAATTTCATGCTCTTTGGCTCACTGGCTTCCTTCTTTACACCCCTGGCAATCATGATTGTCACCTACTTTCTTACTATCCATGCTTTACAGAAGAAAGCTTACTTGCTCAAAAACAAGCCACCTCAACGCTTAACATGGTTGACTGTGTCCACAGTATTCCGAAAGGATGAAACACCTTACTCATCCCCAGAAAAAGTAGCAATGCTGGATGGTTCTCAAAAGGACAAAACTCTGCCCAATGCAAGTGATGACATACTTATGCGAAAAATGTCCACAGTAGGAAAAAAGTCAGTGCAGACCATTTCCAATGAACAGAGAGCATCAAAGGTTCTAGGGatagtgtttttcctctttttgcttATGTGGTGCCCCTTTTTTATTACAAATGTAACTTCAGCTTTATGCGATTCCTGCAACCAGACTACTCTCAAAATGCTCCTGGAGATATTTGTGTGGATAGGCTATGTTTCCTCAGGGGTGAATCCTTTGGTCTACACCCTCTTCAACAAGACATTTCGGGATGCATTTCGCCGATACATCACCTGCAATTACCGGGCCACAAAATCAGCAAAAACTCTTAGAAAATGCTCCAGTAATATCTACTTCCGGAATCCAATGGCAGAGAACTCTAAGTTTTTCATGAAACATGGAATGCGAAATGGCATCAATCCTGCCATGTACCAGAGCCCAATGAGGCTCCGAAGTTCAACCATTCAGTCTTCATCAGTCATTTTACTAGATACACTTCTCCTCACTGAAAATGAAGGTGATAAAACTGAAGAGCAAATCAGTTATGTATAG
- the HTR2B gene encoding 5-hydroxytryptamine receptor 2B isoform X1: MKQTGEEQGNKPRWAALLILMVIIPTIGGNILVILAVSLEKKLQYATNYFLMSLAVADLLVGLFVMPIALLTIMFEAMWPLPLVLCPAWLFLDVLFSTASIMHLCAISVDRYIAIKKPIQANQCNSRGTAFIKITVVWLISIGIAIPVPIKGIENDVSNPNNITCGLTKDRFGNFMLFGSLASFFTPLAIMIVTYFLTIHALQKKAYLLKNKPPQRLTWLTVSTVFRKDETPYSSPEKVAMLDGSQKDKTLPNASDDILMRKMSTVGKKSVQTISNEQRASKVLGIVFFLFLLMWCPFFITNVTSALCDSCNQTTLKMLLEIFVWIGYVSSGVNPLVYTLFNKTFRDAFRRYITCNYRATKSAKTLRKCSSNIYFRNPMAENSKFFMKHGMRNGINPAMYQSPMRLRSSTIQSSSVILLDTLLLTENEGDKTEEQISYV; the protein is encoded by the exons ATGAAACAGACTGGTGAGGAACAGGGAAATAAACCGCGCTGGGCAGCTCTTCTGATACTCATGGTGATAATACCCACAATTGGTGGAAACATCCTTGTTATTCTGGCTGTTTCACTGGAGAAAAAGTTGCAGTATGCTACCAATTATTTCCTAATGTCCCTGGCAGTGGCTGATTTGCTGGTTGGACTGTTTGTGATGCCGATTGCCCTCTTGACAATAATGTTTG aggcTATGTGGCCCCTCCCACTTGTTCTATGCCCTGCCTGGTTATTTCTTGACGTTCTTTTTTCTACTGCATCCATCATGCATCTTTGTGCCATTTCAGTGGATCGTTACATAGCCATCAAAAAGCCAATCCAGGCCAATCAATGTAACTCACGAGGTACAGCATTCATCAAGATCACAGTGGTGTGGTTAATTTCAATTG GCATTGCCATTCCGGTCCCTATTAAAGGGATAGAAAATGACGTGAGTAACCCAAACAACATCACTTGTGGGCTGACAAAGGATCGTTTCGGCAATTTCATGCTCTTTGGCTCACTGGCTTCCTTCTTTACACCCCTGGCAATCATGATTGTCACCTACTTTCTTACTATCCATGCTTTACAGAAGAAAGCTTACTTGCTCAAAAACAAGCCACCTCAACGCTTAACATGGTTGACTGTGTCCACAGTATTCCGAAAGGATGAAACACCTTACTCATCCCCAGAAAAAGTAGCAATGCTGGATGGTTCTCAAAAGGACAAAACTCTGCCCAATGCAAGTGATGACATACTTATGCGAAAAATGTCCACAGTAGGAAAAAAGTCAGTGCAGACCATTTCCAATGAACAGAGAGCATCAAAGGTTCTAGGGatagtgtttttcctctttttgcttATGTGGTGCCCCTTTTTTATTACAAATGTAACTTCAGCTTTATGCGATTCCTGCAACCAGACTACTCTCAAAATGCTCCTGGAGATATTTGTGTGGATAGGCTATGTTTCCTCAGGGGTGAATCCTTTGGTCTACACCCTCTTCAACAAGACATTTCGGGATGCATTTCGCCGATACATCACCTGCAATTACCGGGCCACAAAATCAGCAAAAACTCTTAGAAAATGCTCCAGTAATATCTACTTCCGGAATCCAATGGCAGAGAACTCTAAGTTTTTCATGAAACATGGAATGCGAAATGGCATCAATCCTGCCATGTACCAGAGCCCAATGAGGCTCCGAAGTTCAACCATTCAGTCTTCATCAGTCATTTTACTAGATACACTTCTCCTCACTGAAAATGAAGGTGATAAAACTGAAGAGCAAATCAGTTATGTATAG